The Spirochaetaceae bacterium DNA segment AAGCGTAACCAAGCTGGAGACTAAGCTTAACGCCGAAAAGCGAGGAGCAACGTTAGTCCCTACTAAAGAGCAGCGGCGCATTGCTAGGGTAGAAGCCAAACTTAAGAAGAAAAAAGAAAAGCTTGAGTTTAAATTTGGTGAGAAAAAAGAAAAACTAGAGGCTTGGGGTAAAGATAGAGCGGGCAGCCGCCGTAGTTATCGCCTATTTGTATTGGTGGGGTTATCTTTAATGGGTGTAGCTTTAGCGGCTATTTTAATTAATATATGGGTTAGTAATATGGGTGCGCAATCGGTTACGATAACGCGGGTGTTTTCGGTAGCGGTGCAAGAGGTTGAACGTGCCTCTTTGCAAGAGTACTTTAGGGTTAACGGCGATGTTATGCCCATTAATAGTACCAATGTGTTACCTAACGCTGCGGGGCGTTTAATTAATTACACCGTTAGTGTGGGGCAATTTGTGCAGCAAAACCAAATAATTGGCAACATAGACCCCAGTGTGCCGGGCGCTCAATTTAACTTTAGCCCAATTAGGGCCCCTATTGCCGGTACAGTTACCGCTTTGCCCATCGAGCTGGGAAATATGGTTAATCAGGGTGTAGTGGTGGCGCGTATCGGCGATTTAAGCCAGCTTAAAATAGAGGCGCATATCCCCGAACGTTTTTCGCGCTCGGTGCATGTAGGCAGCACCGGTTATATGAACTTGCCGGCTTTAGCGGGGATAGATTACCCGATAGTCATTACCGAAATAGCCCCAGTGCTAGACCCTATCAGCCGTACGGTATTAACCCGGCTGCAAGTTACCCAAAGGTCGGAAGATTTAATGGCCGGTATGTTTTCTAGCTTGCGGATAAATACGCATTTGCATTCAAATGTTATTGTGGTGCCGCAATCGGCTATTGTTAGGCGCAGCGGCGAAGATTATTTATTTGTGGTAGACCTTTCGCGCACGGCGGGAGTTTTTAATACTTTAATGTTTGAAGAGCGCGATTTTAATGCCATCGTAACTATGCGCCCTATAACGCGCGGGGCTTCGGTTGATGGTTTAGTAGTTATAGAAGAAGGTTTACTGGTGGGCGAAAGTATTGTGGTAGCCGGCCAAAATATTTTAACCGATGGGGCTAGGGTAAATTTTATTACGGCAACTTTAGCCCAAAGCGGGGGAAACTAAATGAGCTTAATGCGTTCGGTTTTAGATAAGCCAACTACCGTTTTAATTATAGGCAGTTTGCTGCTGGCGTTATCGTTGTTTATGCTAACGCTTATACCGCAGCAATTTTTCCCGGACATCGAGTTCCCTACGGTAACAGTTAGCACCGCCTTTCCCGGCGCCAGCCCCGAAGAGGTAGAAAATAGTATAAGCCGTTTGCTGGAAGGAACCTTGCTGGGTATCTCGGGTATCGAAAATATTAGCAGTACCAGCAACGAGGGCAGTTCGGCCGTTAGTTTAAATTTTAGTTTTGGTACTAACCTTGATGCCGCCGTTAATGATATACGCGACCGCCTTGATATGATACGTAACCAATTACCCGATGGCGCCAGCTCTCCCATGATTTTTAGAATGGATATTAACAGCTTTATGC contains these protein-coding regions:
- a CDS encoding efflux RND transporter periplasmic adaptor subunit, with translation MSKQISEANVSKKKRQVAKLEAKLNKKKQGLTSLETALNSEKQGITKPEAKANKQKEKIELRLSEKIAKLEAKLNKEKESVTKLETKLNAEKRGATLVPTKEQRRIARVEAKLKKKKEKLEFKFGEKKEKLEAWGKDRAGSRRSYRLFVLVGLSLMGVALAAILINIWVSNMGAQSVTITRVFSVAVQEVERASLQEYFRVNGDVMPINSTNVLPNAAGRLINYTVSVGQFVQQNQIIGNIDPSVPGAQFNFSPIRAPIAGTVTALPIELGNMVNQGVVVARIGDLSQLKIEAHIPERFSRSVHVGSTGYMNLPALAGIDYPIVITEIAPVLDPISRTVLTRLQVTQRSEDLMAGMFSSLRINTHLHSNVIVVPQSAIVRRSGEDYLFVVDLSRTAGVFNTLMFEERDFNAIVTMRPITRGASVDGLVVIEEGLLVGESIVVAGQNILTDGARVNFITATLAQSGGN